The following coding sequences are from one Lolium rigidum isolate FL_2022 chromosome 6, APGP_CSIRO_Lrig_0.1, whole genome shotgun sequence window:
- the LOC124665731 gene encoding protein CANDIDATE G-PROTEIN COUPLED RECEPTOR 7-like has translation MAPAAARLLLLLAVAGVLLRPAAAEIKQELFNDDSRQSILFEKFGFSPRGSVSIALTGAKAASKLAKPDPTQLGFFLLSDEALFEAIYQQQPPTDLNPNPDPNTACVLSSPYVIPLFTFADLDASGNYNHTFPISHPDEYSLFFTNCAPETAVTMEVRTDMYNTNLDGTKDYLSVGEAPVPSIYAFFALGYVIFLAAWLYLTLYHSRLSAHRIHHLMSCLLLARMLYCISAAEDQHYIRVAGSSHGWDVMFYLFQLVKGVILFAVIALIGTGWSFLKPFLQDKEKKVLMVVIPLQVAANIAAAVVGETGPFLQEWVTWNQIFLFVDVACCCAVLFPVVWSMRSLRESSKTDGKAARTLAKLTLFRQFYVVVIGYLYFTRIIVYALKTITNYKYRWVSVAAEEVATMAFYIFMFYMFKPAERNQYFALDDDEEEAAEMQLREEEFEL, from the coding sequence ATGGCGCCCGCCGctgcgcgcctcctcctcctcctcgcggtcGCCGGGGTCCTCCTCCGCCCTGCGGCGGCGGAGATCAAGCAGGAGCTCTTCAACGACGACTCGCGCCAGTCCATCCTCTTCGAGAAGTTCGGCTTCTCGCCGCGCGGATCGGTCTCCATCGCGCTCACCGGCGCCAAGGCCGCCTCCAAGCTCGCCAAGCCGGACCCCACGCAGctcggcttcttcctcctctccgacGAGGCGCTCTTCGAGGCCATCTACCAGCAGCAGCCGCCCACGGATCTGAACCCCAACCCCGACCCCAACACCGCCTGCGTCCTCTCCAGCCCCTACGTCATCCCGCTCTTCACCTTCGCCGACCTCGACGCCAGCGGCAACTACAACCACACCTTCCCCATCTCCCACCCCGACGAGTACAGCCTCTTCTTCACCAACTGCGCGCCCGAGACCGCCGTCACCATGGAGGTACGCACCGACATGTACAACACCAACCTCGACGGCACCAAGGACTACCTCTCCGTCGGCGAGGCCCCCGTCCCCTCGATCTACGCCTTCTTCGCGCTCGGCTACGTCATCTTCCTCGCCGCATGGCTCTACCTCACCCTCTACCACAGCCGCCTCTCCGCGCACCGCATCCACCACCTCATGTCCTGCCTCCTCCTCGCCCGCATGCTCTACTGCATCTCCGCCGCCGAGGACCAGCACTACATCCGCGTCGCCGGGTCCTCGCACGGCTGGGACGTCATGTTCTACCTCTTCCAGCTCGTCAAGGGCGTCATCCTCTTCGCCGTCATCGCGCTCATCGGCACCGGCTGGTCCTTCCTCAAGCCCTTCCTGcaggacaaggagaagaaggtgcTCATGGTGGTCATCCCACTCCAGGTCGCAGCCAACATCGCCGCAGCCGTGGTTGGCGAGACAGGGCCGTTCCTGCAAGAGTGGGTTACATGGAACCAGATCTTCCTCTTTGTGGATGTGGCCTGCTGCTGTGCGGTGCTCTTCCCGGTCGTGTGGTCGATGCGCTCGCTGCGGGAGTCGTCCAAGACGGACGGCAAGGCTGCCCGCACCCTCGCCAAGCTCACGCTCTTCCGCCAGTTCTACGTCGTCGTCATTGGGTACCTCTACTTCACCAGGATCATCGTGTATGCGCTCAAGACTATCACAAACTACAAGTACAGATGGGTCAGCGTCGCCGCAGAGGAGGTGGCCACCATGGCGTTCTACATCTTCATGTTCTACATGTTCAAGCCAGCTGAGAGGAACCAGTACTTCGCtctcgatgatgacgaggaggaggctgcGGAAATGCAACTCCGCGAGGAGGAGTTTGAGCTCTAG